From a single Sphingomonas brevis genomic region:
- a CDS encoding Ig-like domain-containing protein, translated as DSTNEDNAVTTNVLANDTFEGSPSVTGVTQGAHGSVVNNGDGTVTYTPNADYNGLDSYTYTVTSGGVTETATVNVTVNAVADIVGDS; from the coding sequence GACAGCACCAACGAAGACAATGCGGTCACCACCAATGTGCTGGCCAACGACACGTTCGAGGGATCGCCTTCGGTCACCGGCGTGACGCAGGGCGCGCACGGCAGCGTCGTGAACAACGGCGACGGGACGGTCACCTATACGCCCAATGCCGACTATAACGGCCTGGACAGCTACACCTACACGGTGACCAGTGGCGGGGTGACCGAGACCGCGACGGTCAACGTCACCGTGAACGCGGTGGCCGACATCGTGGGCGACAGC